Proteins encoded within one genomic window of Ptiloglossa arizonensis isolate GNS036 chromosome 3, iyPtiAriz1_principal, whole genome shotgun sequence:
- the LOC143145008 gene encoding uncharacterized protein LOC143145008, protein MNNIVLFTLFMTMCLYLEAQGVCKLGNGQEIDVGTHHINCVTYMCNPDGHVTGLGCPVYQCQKGKQIGYRDTNVNLAYPECCGGPICAD, encoded by the exons ATGAACAACATTGTCTTATTTACACTTTTTATGACGATGTGTTTATACTTGGAGGCCCAAG GGGTTTGCAAGCTTGGTAACGGTCAGGAAATCGACGTGGGGACGCACCATATAAACTGTGTTACGTACATGTGTAACCCAGATGGACATGTAACCGGGCTTGG ATGCCCAGTGTACCAATGCCAAAAAGGAAAGCAAATTGGATACCGTGACACGAATGTGAATTTGGCTTATCCGGAATGCTGTGGCGGACCGATTTGTGCTGATTGA
- the Rybp gene encoding ring and YY1 binding protein has protein sequence MNHSGSGKRQAKVLEENYWDCSVCTYRNTAEAFKCLMCDVRKGTSTRKPRINPQLVAQQVAQQQYVPLLKPGKKEGGSGGSTASSGKEKDRKLDKPRRKNRHPPRLKNIDRSTAQTNEVTVNNVTVVITEYKPKVKKSSDQSGLSSSASSENGSQHDSNQDSRSLDIGTDA, from the exons ATGAACCATTCGGGAAGTGGAAAACGTCAGGCGAAGGTTTTGGAAGAAAATTATTGGGACTGCAGTGTCTGCACATATAGGAATACCGCAGAAGCATTTAAGTGCCTCATGTGTGACGTCCGTAAAGGAACTTCCACGCGGAAACCCCGCATTAATCCCCAACTTGTGGCACAACAG GTTGCACAGCAACAATATGTACCACTTTTAAAGCCAGGGAAAAAGGAAGGTGGAAGCGGAGGTAGTACAGCTAGTAGTGGTAAAGAGAAAGACCGTAAATTGGACAAACCAAGACGTAAAAATAGGCATCCACCTCGTCTCAAAAATATAGATCGCAGTACAGCTCAAACCAATGAAGTGACAGTAAATAATGTTACTGTCGTTATTACGGAATATAAGCCCAAAGTGAAAAAAAGTTCAGATCAGTCTGGTTTATCTAGCAGTGCTTCTTCTGAAAATGGAAGTCAACATGATTCTAATCAAGACTCTAGAAGTTTGGATATAGGAACTGATGCTTAG
- the Nclb gene encoding PWP1 homolog no child left behind isoform X1, whose translation MDISDGMDKSWDHPWTTEEMRKKRGEWSLAADSGLLQHLQQFSENLVSRANKTEEALDSFTSQLNEAAILIDNVTNTSLALANTQFIESRVQEDDIEIAKKVETSVQDSMNEDLATADLIASVSESIKQGLSIMDKKYKKMEFVDSDSEEEDNKVVLSVVLGPNDPYQDRPLPYVIGSEKWMNSSKIGLESSSSSESEQVDEEEDSESHDDRAVLREYNMNTALKTNVVELSPSLIESDYSKQSDISYMDNEKLDVISQNNIHSASKSITPNDNMSKVPFANDSAPTFAEELAKRLSTVRQTQKPAVVDDKSEASINRFKDDLLSPEADENVLNDKSRSIYSGNSFLNDQSSENLWKEKPIEPYKNNIIPASIDVPPPISTISVKPKSEIDDLFADADSDDSDNIFSSKNTVKTITKNKYTNSNNHLPNTESAQKKYLGIVAPAVTSQRATSTPETNVNDTNLFSDDEDDGDLFGSSKNQPSNKIKPVGASIRGNISASDIQNKLSNKIPRTQSSGSSGSDTPSNYENGREPSRDQSRNIISNNNNNINDRSSIVIARNNAENLTTTNESSSSSGISIHPTSINITGGSSMDVDFQPQMTSTRLKSEEIYRERVVSDSLFASGTRNSANTTNTSSPGNNQPQEEQNEDVSSGRQDDVFENEDLFGPPPLPKANSKPVKSKTQSLFDDSDSGDELFSTTSSGSRSQKSTDFLTSASQHPDKSRFMDRRGLFDEDIDIFGTKDSPDVDIFGIASKSSKHENNLTGRKHTDNSSASLFGSNVRGTMPGSSNSNNNNNNAEKRAPSVPPKKNSLFDDNEDIDDGDLFAARPPIRNEARVPSRVSSDHDNDDLFSVKNVIHDKQANAKRKTETIATGTGNVDRGDTSARKTERNDILSGNGLFSGTVGSHGLVFEDDDYDELFGGKTANKTEKRKEERESSEPVNKVEVARVEGTSVKNAEASNDSDIFAANREPSVVSIVSSCKEEQRGEKDTGRMTHEELSAAQNVETKKCPPKSLNIQVTTSATSPTEENSNTGRRTVSGKIKNLMGKVGDLKILSPMDTPPLWRRSEEKTDEEDSVADRDSDDGGCISTQGHSSPPSVSEDSTAQKQSLQSTVSGESNVESAISFDEPAQVETLSIAASKTRVRIQAKRRPQSRHARKSALRQSGISFDTVDASGNNLQDEGHGNRLSSNPKEPLGSANANTLHIFAANSDRLASSANDNVHRLGDPNISLVVDDKSELGSISKESSMSVNKNTLLSPSTDEEDLFDVPPDLPEDPQKDTLFGRAPILSPVKGVLSEKTPVNFESLNDTHIKRIDNTDTTSEKSIPSDKNSKFNASTESDKDTNISTVDPCKKEYEPDDTESKDESKEMVDPLRDSSHDPLKDPSQLFAFVTKTPSPEKGKSLLFSEDDSLFSSGVKRPSEEQTSKKSVLDLFADDTEGDLFSTSLSKPVKKPLKDTKLSLFDDDGQDDEDDNLFGSVIKKSSVKTESEKKYSVQQPRKKISLFDDTDDTNLFSEQFEQQQKSESGSVKERSNKNKFVSSITESVKTSDIRDIFAEQSSGEDDIFATKFIPKKVATSKSFLSDDDDDSNIFGKKSSMSEPRVKSTETRSTTKTMVTRDLKKTVQKIGEDPLSILQDD comes from the exons ATG gACATATCAGATGGAATGGATAAATCATGGGATCATCCATGGACTACAGaagaaatgagaaagaaaagagGAGAATGGAGTTTGGCAGCTGATTCAGGACTTCTTCAACACCTTCAGCAATTTTCTGAG AATCTAGTATCACGAGCAAACAAAACTGAGGAAGCATTAGATTCATTCACAAGTCAACTAAATGAAGCAGCTATACTTATAGATAATGTCACCAATACGTCTTTAGCTTTGGCTAACACCCAATTTATTGAGAGCCGTGTACAAGAAGACGATATAGAGATTGCGAAAAAAGTGGAAACATCAGTGCAG GATTCTATGAACGAAGACTTAGCAACTGCAGATTTAATAGCTAGTGTGAGTGAAAGTATAAAACAAGGTCTAAGCATAATggataaaaaatataagaaaatggAATTTGTTGATAGCGACAGCGAAGAAGAAGATAATAAAGTAGTATTAAG tgTGGTACTGGGGCCAAACGATCCATATCAAGATCGACCTTTACCTTATGTTATTGGCTCGGAGAAGTGGATGAATTCAAGTAAAATTGGTTTAGAAAGTAGTAGCAGTAGTGAATCGGAGCAagtagacgaagaagaagattcAGAAAGTCACGATGACAGAGCAGTACTTAGAGAGTATAATATGAATACTGCTCTAAAAACAAATGTAGTTGAATTATCACCCTCTTTGATCGAATCTGATTACAGTAAACAAAGTGATATATCATATATGGACAATGAAAAATTAGATGTAATTAGTCAAAATAATATACATTCTGCTTCCAAATCAATCACTCCTAATGATAATATGTCAAAG GTACCATTTGCAAATGATTCTGCACCAACATTTGCAGAAGAATTAGCAAAGCGTTTGAGTACAGTTCGTCAAACTCAAAAACCCGCCGTTGTAGATGACAAAAGTGAAGCATCGATAAATCGATTTAAAG ATGATTTATTATCACCGGAAGCGGATGAGAATGTTTTAAATGATAAATCGAGAAGTATATACAGtggaaattcatttttaaatgaCCAATCCTCAGAAAATTTATGGAAAGAAAAACCTATTGAACCTTATAAAAATAACATCATACCTGCTAGTATTGACGTACCACCTCCGATTAGTACAATTT CCGTGAAACCAAAATCTGAGATCGATGATCTTTTTGCCGATGCAGATTCCGATGATTCTGATAATATTTTCTCTTCAAAAAATACAGTGAAAAcaattacgaaaaataaatatacaaatagcAACAATCATTTACCGAATACAGAAAGTGCGCAGAAAAAATATTTGGGTATTGTAGCACCAGCGGTTACTAGTCAGAGGGCCACGAGTACACCAGAAACTAACGTAAATGATACTAATTTGTTTAGCGACGATGAAGATGACGGCGATCTTTTCGGCTCGTCTAAAAATCAACCGTCAAATAAGATA AAACCTGTAGGAGCGTCGATACGTGGAAATATTTCAGCTTCCGACATTCAGAATAagttatcgaataaaataccACGAACTCAATCGTCCGGATCTTCTGGCAGTGATACACCATCAAATTACGAAAACGGTCGGGAGCCTTCGCGCGATCAATCACGAAATATTatctcgaataataataataatattaacgatCGAAGTTCCATTGTGATAGCAAGAAATAACGCAGAAAATTTAACTACTACCAATGAAAGTAGTTCCAGCAGCGGGATATCGATCCATCCAACGAGTATTAATATCACAGGCGGTTCGAGTATGGA TGTCGACTTCCAGCCCCAGATGACGTCGACCCGTTTAAAATCCGAAGAGATTTACCGGGAGAGAGTCGTAAGCGACAGCCTGTTCGCGTCTGGTACCCGCAACTCGGCGAACACCACGAACACGAGTTCACCGGGTAATAATCAGCCGCAAGAGGAACAGAACGAGGACGTCTCGTCGGGACGACAGGACGATGTGTTCGAGAACGAGGATCTGTTCGGTCCGCCACCGTTGCCTAAGGCAAATTCGAAACCGGTGAAATCGAAGACGCAATCGTTGTTCGACGACTCCGATTCCGGGGACGAGTTGTTCTCGACGACCAGCTCGGGCTCCAGGTCGCAGAAGAGCACCGATTTCTTAACGAGCGCCTCCCAGCATCCCGACAAGTCCCGATTCATGGATCGTAGGGGCCTCTTCGACGAGGACATCGATATATTCGGCACCAAAGACTCGCCGGACGTCGATATCTTCGGTATAGCGTCGAAATCCTCGAAACACGAGAACAATCTGACCGGTCGTAAGCATACGGACAACTCGTCTGCCAGTCTTTTCGGGAGCAACGTACGTGGCACGATGCCCGGCAGCAGTAACAGcaacaataataacaacaacgcggagaaacgagcaccgAGCGTCCCACCGAAGAAGAACAGCCTGTTCGACGACAACGAGGATATCGACGACGGTGATTTATTCGCCGCGAGACCACCGATCAGAAACGAGGCTAGAGTACCATCACGTGTGTCCAGCGACCACGATAACGACGACTTGTTCTCGGTCAAGAACGTGATCCACGATAAGCAagcgaacgcgaaacgaaagacgGAGACGATCGCGACCGGGACCGGGAACGTCGATCGTGGAGACACATCGGCGCGGAAAACCGAGAGAAACGACATTCTATCGGGTAACGGATTGTTCTCCGGCACCGTTGGCTCCCACGGTTTGGTCTTCgaggacgacgactacgacgagttGTTCGGTGGCAAGACCgcgaacaaaacggagaaaaggaaagaGGAACGCGAGTCGAGCGAGCCGGTGAACAAAGTTGAAGTCGCGAGAGTCGAAGGGACATCGGTGAAGAATGCCGAGGCGTCGAACGATTCCGATATCTTCGCGGCCAATCGAGAACCGagcgtcgtttcgatcgtttcatcgTGCAAAGAGGAGCAACGTGGAGAGAAGGACACAGGTCGGATGACTCACGAGGAACTCAGTGCCGCGcagaacgtcgaaacgaagaagtgCCCGCCGAAGTCGTTGAACATTCAGGTAACCACCTCGGCCACGTCGCCGACGGAGGAGAACAGTAACACCGGACGACGAACGGTTTCTGGGAAGATAAAAAATCTGATGGGCAAAGTGGGCGATCTGAAGATACTGTCACCCATGGATACGCCACCGTTGTGGAGACGCAGCGAGGAGAAAACGGACGAGGAAGATAGCGTCGCAGACAGAGATAGCGACGACGGCGGATGTATTAGTACGCAAGGTCATAGTTCACCACCGAGCGTCTCTG AAGACAGCACCGCTCAGAAGCAATCCCTGCAGTCAACAGTTTCGGGTGAAAGTAACGTGGAGAGTGCTATTAGCTTCGACGAGCCCGCTCAAGTAGAAACATTGTCCATCGCCGCCTCGAAG ACGCGAGTCAGAATACAAGCGAAACGTCGACCACAAAGCAGGCATGCACGAAAATCTGCCCTCAGACAAAGCGGAATCAGTTTCGATACGGTGGACGCCTCGGGAAACAATTTACAAGACGAAGGTCATGGTAATCGGTTATCGAGCAATCCTAAAGAGCCCCTTGGTTCTGCAAATGCCAATACTTTGCATATCTTCGCTGCGAATTCGGATCGTTTAGCCTCGTCGGCTAACGATAACGTTCATCGACTAGGCGATCCGAACATATCCTTGGTCGTAGACGATAAATCTGAACTTGGTAGTATAAGTAAGGAGAGCTCGATGAGCGTCAACAAGAACACTCTGTTGTCCCCGTCTACCGACGAAGAAGATTTGTTCGACGTGCCGCCCGATTTGCCCGAAGATCCGCAAAAGGACACTCTGTTTGGCAGAGCTCCTATCCTTTCGCCGGTAAAAGGGGTTCTCTCCGAAAAAACGCCCGTTAATTTTGAATCATTGAACGATACTCATATCAAAAGAATAGACAATACGGATACAACTTCGGAAAAAAGTATTCCGTCGGATAAAAATAGCAAGTTTAACGCATCGACTGAATCCGATAAAGACACTAATATAAGCACTGTGGATCCCTGTAAAAAAGAATACGAACCCGATGATACCGAGTCCAAAGATGAAtcgaaagaaatggtagatccaTTGCGAGACAGTAGTCACGATCCCCTGAAAGATCCGAGTCAACTGTTCGCTTTTGTAACGAAAACGCCGTCCCCGGAAAAGGGTAAAAGTTTGCTGTTTTCCGAGGATGACAGTCTTTTCTCTAGTGGCGTTAAACGGCCATCCGAAGAACAAACTTCAAAGAAATCAGTGCTGGATTTGTTTGCCGACGATACGGAAGGAGATTTGTTTTCTACATCATTGTCGAAACCCGTGAAGAAACCTTTGAAGGACACGAAACTCAGCTTGTTCGACGACGATGGTCAAGACGATGAGGATGATAATTTATTTGGTTCCGTTATAAAGAAATCTTCGGTGAAAACTGAATCTGAGAAGAAGTATTCTGTACAGcagcctaggaagaaaataagtTTGTTCGACGACACTGACGACACTAATCTGTTTTCAGAACAGTTTGAGCAACAGCAAAAGTCAGAGTCTGGAAGTGTTAAAGAGCGatcaaacaaaaataaatttgtttccaGTATTACCGAATCTGTAAAGACTTCGGACATTAGAGACATTTTTGCCGAACAATCTAGCGGAGAAGACGATATCTTTGCTACGAAATTTATTCCGAAGAAAGTTGCCACGTCGAAATCATTTCtttccgacgacgacgacgatagtaatatttttggaaaaaaatcttctATGAGCGAACCACGAGTTAAGTCAACGGAAACACGCTCGACTACAAAAACAATGGTTACAAGGGATCTAAAAAAAACGGTTCAAAAAATTGGCGAGGATCCTTTAAGTATTTTACAAGACGATTAG
- the Nclb gene encoding PWP1 homolog no child left behind isoform X2 yields MDKSWDHPWTTEEMRKKRGEWSLAADSGLLQHLQQFSENLVSRANKTEEALDSFTSQLNEAAILIDNVTNTSLALANTQFIESRVQEDDIEIAKKVETSVQDSMNEDLATADLIASVSESIKQGLSIMDKKYKKMEFVDSDSEEEDNKVVLSVVLGPNDPYQDRPLPYVIGSEKWMNSSKIGLESSSSSESEQVDEEEDSESHDDRAVLREYNMNTALKTNVVELSPSLIESDYSKQSDISYMDNEKLDVISQNNIHSASKSITPNDNMSKVPFANDSAPTFAEELAKRLSTVRQTQKPAVVDDKSEASINRFKDDLLSPEADENVLNDKSRSIYSGNSFLNDQSSENLWKEKPIEPYKNNIIPASIDVPPPISTISVKPKSEIDDLFADADSDDSDNIFSSKNTVKTITKNKYTNSNNHLPNTESAQKKYLGIVAPAVTSQRATSTPETNVNDTNLFSDDEDDGDLFGSSKNQPSNKIKPVGASIRGNISASDIQNKLSNKIPRTQSSGSSGSDTPSNYENGREPSRDQSRNIISNNNNNINDRSSIVIARNNAENLTTTNESSSSSGISIHPTSINITGGSSMDVDFQPQMTSTRLKSEEIYRERVVSDSLFASGTRNSANTTNTSSPGNNQPQEEQNEDVSSGRQDDVFENEDLFGPPPLPKANSKPVKSKTQSLFDDSDSGDELFSTTSSGSRSQKSTDFLTSASQHPDKSRFMDRRGLFDEDIDIFGTKDSPDVDIFGIASKSSKHENNLTGRKHTDNSSASLFGSNVRGTMPGSSNSNNNNNNAEKRAPSVPPKKNSLFDDNEDIDDGDLFAARPPIRNEARVPSRVSSDHDNDDLFSVKNVIHDKQANAKRKTETIATGTGNVDRGDTSARKTERNDILSGNGLFSGTVGSHGLVFEDDDYDELFGGKTANKTEKRKEERESSEPVNKVEVARVEGTSVKNAEASNDSDIFAANREPSVVSIVSSCKEEQRGEKDTGRMTHEELSAAQNVETKKCPPKSLNIQVTTSATSPTEENSNTGRRTVSGKIKNLMGKVGDLKILSPMDTPPLWRRSEEKTDEEDSVADRDSDDGGCISTQGHSSPPSVSEDSTAQKQSLQSTVSGESNVESAISFDEPAQVETLSIAASKTRVRIQAKRRPQSRHARKSALRQSGISFDTVDASGNNLQDEGHGNRLSSNPKEPLGSANANTLHIFAANSDRLASSANDNVHRLGDPNISLVVDDKSELGSISKESSMSVNKNTLLSPSTDEEDLFDVPPDLPEDPQKDTLFGRAPILSPVKGVLSEKTPVNFESLNDTHIKRIDNTDTTSEKSIPSDKNSKFNASTESDKDTNISTVDPCKKEYEPDDTESKDESKEMVDPLRDSSHDPLKDPSQLFAFVTKTPSPEKGKSLLFSEDDSLFSSGVKRPSEEQTSKKSVLDLFADDTEGDLFSTSLSKPVKKPLKDTKLSLFDDDGQDDEDDNLFGSVIKKSSVKTESEKKYSVQQPRKKISLFDDTDDTNLFSEQFEQQQKSESGSVKERSNKNKFVSSITESVKTSDIRDIFAEQSSGEDDIFATKFIPKKVATSKSFLSDDDDDSNIFGKKSSMSEPRVKSTETRSTTKTMVTRDLKKTVQKIGEDPLSILQDD; encoded by the exons ATGGATAAATCATGGGATCATCCATGGACTACAGaagaaatgagaaagaaaagagGAGAATGGAGTTTGGCAGCTGATTCAGGACTTCTTCAACACCTTCAGCAATTTTCTGAG AATCTAGTATCACGAGCAAACAAAACTGAGGAAGCATTAGATTCATTCACAAGTCAACTAAATGAAGCAGCTATACTTATAGATAATGTCACCAATACGTCTTTAGCTTTGGCTAACACCCAATTTATTGAGAGCCGTGTACAAGAAGACGATATAGAGATTGCGAAAAAAGTGGAAACATCAGTGCAG GATTCTATGAACGAAGACTTAGCAACTGCAGATTTAATAGCTAGTGTGAGTGAAAGTATAAAACAAGGTCTAAGCATAATggataaaaaatataagaaaatggAATTTGTTGATAGCGACAGCGAAGAAGAAGATAATAAAGTAGTATTAAG tgTGGTACTGGGGCCAAACGATCCATATCAAGATCGACCTTTACCTTATGTTATTGGCTCGGAGAAGTGGATGAATTCAAGTAAAATTGGTTTAGAAAGTAGTAGCAGTAGTGAATCGGAGCAagtagacgaagaagaagattcAGAAAGTCACGATGACAGAGCAGTACTTAGAGAGTATAATATGAATACTGCTCTAAAAACAAATGTAGTTGAATTATCACCCTCTTTGATCGAATCTGATTACAGTAAACAAAGTGATATATCATATATGGACAATGAAAAATTAGATGTAATTAGTCAAAATAATATACATTCTGCTTCCAAATCAATCACTCCTAATGATAATATGTCAAAG GTACCATTTGCAAATGATTCTGCACCAACATTTGCAGAAGAATTAGCAAAGCGTTTGAGTACAGTTCGTCAAACTCAAAAACCCGCCGTTGTAGATGACAAAAGTGAAGCATCGATAAATCGATTTAAAG ATGATTTATTATCACCGGAAGCGGATGAGAATGTTTTAAATGATAAATCGAGAAGTATATACAGtggaaattcatttttaaatgaCCAATCCTCAGAAAATTTATGGAAAGAAAAACCTATTGAACCTTATAAAAATAACATCATACCTGCTAGTATTGACGTACCACCTCCGATTAGTACAATTT CCGTGAAACCAAAATCTGAGATCGATGATCTTTTTGCCGATGCAGATTCCGATGATTCTGATAATATTTTCTCTTCAAAAAATACAGTGAAAAcaattacgaaaaataaatatacaaatagcAACAATCATTTACCGAATACAGAAAGTGCGCAGAAAAAATATTTGGGTATTGTAGCACCAGCGGTTACTAGTCAGAGGGCCACGAGTACACCAGAAACTAACGTAAATGATACTAATTTGTTTAGCGACGATGAAGATGACGGCGATCTTTTCGGCTCGTCTAAAAATCAACCGTCAAATAAGATA AAACCTGTAGGAGCGTCGATACGTGGAAATATTTCAGCTTCCGACATTCAGAATAagttatcgaataaaataccACGAACTCAATCGTCCGGATCTTCTGGCAGTGATACACCATCAAATTACGAAAACGGTCGGGAGCCTTCGCGCGATCAATCACGAAATATTatctcgaataataataataatattaacgatCGAAGTTCCATTGTGATAGCAAGAAATAACGCAGAAAATTTAACTACTACCAATGAAAGTAGTTCCAGCAGCGGGATATCGATCCATCCAACGAGTATTAATATCACAGGCGGTTCGAGTATGGA TGTCGACTTCCAGCCCCAGATGACGTCGACCCGTTTAAAATCCGAAGAGATTTACCGGGAGAGAGTCGTAAGCGACAGCCTGTTCGCGTCTGGTACCCGCAACTCGGCGAACACCACGAACACGAGTTCACCGGGTAATAATCAGCCGCAAGAGGAACAGAACGAGGACGTCTCGTCGGGACGACAGGACGATGTGTTCGAGAACGAGGATCTGTTCGGTCCGCCACCGTTGCCTAAGGCAAATTCGAAACCGGTGAAATCGAAGACGCAATCGTTGTTCGACGACTCCGATTCCGGGGACGAGTTGTTCTCGACGACCAGCTCGGGCTCCAGGTCGCAGAAGAGCACCGATTTCTTAACGAGCGCCTCCCAGCATCCCGACAAGTCCCGATTCATGGATCGTAGGGGCCTCTTCGACGAGGACATCGATATATTCGGCACCAAAGACTCGCCGGACGTCGATATCTTCGGTATAGCGTCGAAATCCTCGAAACACGAGAACAATCTGACCGGTCGTAAGCATACGGACAACTCGTCTGCCAGTCTTTTCGGGAGCAACGTACGTGGCACGATGCCCGGCAGCAGTAACAGcaacaataataacaacaacgcggagaaacgagcaccgAGCGTCCCACCGAAGAAGAACAGCCTGTTCGACGACAACGAGGATATCGACGACGGTGATTTATTCGCCGCGAGACCACCGATCAGAAACGAGGCTAGAGTACCATCACGTGTGTCCAGCGACCACGATAACGACGACTTGTTCTCGGTCAAGAACGTGATCCACGATAAGCAagcgaacgcgaaacgaaagacgGAGACGATCGCGACCGGGACCGGGAACGTCGATCGTGGAGACACATCGGCGCGGAAAACCGAGAGAAACGACATTCTATCGGGTAACGGATTGTTCTCCGGCACCGTTGGCTCCCACGGTTTGGTCTTCgaggacgacgactacgacgagttGTTCGGTGGCAAGACCgcgaacaaaacggagaaaaggaaagaGGAACGCGAGTCGAGCGAGCCGGTGAACAAAGTTGAAGTCGCGAGAGTCGAAGGGACATCGGTGAAGAATGCCGAGGCGTCGAACGATTCCGATATCTTCGCGGCCAATCGAGAACCGagcgtcgtttcgatcgtttcatcgTGCAAAGAGGAGCAACGTGGAGAGAAGGACACAGGTCGGATGACTCACGAGGAACTCAGTGCCGCGcagaacgtcgaaacgaagaagtgCCCGCCGAAGTCGTTGAACATTCAGGTAACCACCTCGGCCACGTCGCCGACGGAGGAGAACAGTAACACCGGACGACGAACGGTTTCTGGGAAGATAAAAAATCTGATGGGCAAAGTGGGCGATCTGAAGATACTGTCACCCATGGATACGCCACCGTTGTGGAGACGCAGCGAGGAGAAAACGGACGAGGAAGATAGCGTCGCAGACAGAGATAGCGACGACGGCGGATGTATTAGTACGCAAGGTCATAGTTCACCACCGAGCGTCTCTG AAGACAGCACCGCTCAGAAGCAATCCCTGCAGTCAACAGTTTCGGGTGAAAGTAACGTGGAGAGTGCTATTAGCTTCGACGAGCCCGCTCAAGTAGAAACATTGTCCATCGCCGCCTCGAAG ACGCGAGTCAGAATACAAGCGAAACGTCGACCACAAAGCAGGCATGCACGAAAATCTGCCCTCAGACAAAGCGGAATCAGTTTCGATACGGTGGACGCCTCGGGAAACAATTTACAAGACGAAGGTCATGGTAATCGGTTATCGAGCAATCCTAAAGAGCCCCTTGGTTCTGCAAATGCCAATACTTTGCATATCTTCGCTGCGAATTCGGATCGTTTAGCCTCGTCGGCTAACGATAACGTTCATCGACTAGGCGATCCGAACATATCCTTGGTCGTAGACGATAAATCTGAACTTGGTAGTATAAGTAAGGAGAGCTCGATGAGCGTCAACAAGAACACTCTGTTGTCCCCGTCTACCGACGAAGAAGATTTGTTCGACGTGCCGCCCGATTTGCCCGAAGATCCGCAAAAGGACACTCTGTTTGGCAGAGCTCCTATCCTTTCGCCGGTAAAAGGGGTTCTCTCCGAAAAAACGCCCGTTAATTTTGAATCATTGAACGATACTCATATCAAAAGAATAGACAATACGGATACAACTTCGGAAAAAAGTATTCCGTCGGATAAAAATAGCAAGTTTAACGCATCGACTGAATCCGATAAAGACACTAATATAAGCACTGTGGATCCCTGTAAAAAAGAATACGAACCCGATGATACCGAGTCCAAAGATGAAtcgaaagaaatggtagatccaTTGCGAGACAGTAGTCACGATCCCCTGAAAGATCCGAGTCAACTGTTCGCTTTTGTAACGAAAACGCCGTCCCCGGAAAAGGGTAAAAGTTTGCTGTTTTCCGAGGATGACAGTCTTTTCTCTAGTGGCGTTAAACGGCCATCCGAAGAACAAACTTCAAAGAAATCAGTGCTGGATTTGTTTGCCGACGATACGGAAGGAGATTTGTTTTCTACATCATTGTCGAAACCCGTGAAGAAACCTTTGAAGGACACGAAACTCAGCTTGTTCGACGACGATGGTCAAGACGATGAGGATGATAATTTATTTGGTTCCGTTATAAAGAAATCTTCGGTGAAAACTGAATCTGAGAAGAAGTATTCTGTACAGcagcctaggaagaaaataagtTTGTTCGACGACACTGACGACACTAATCTGTTTTCAGAACAGTTTGAGCAACAGCAAAAGTCAGAGTCTGGAAGTGTTAAAGAGCGatcaaacaaaaataaatttgtttccaGTATTACCGAATCTGTAAAGACTTCGGACATTAGAGACATTTTTGCCGAACAATCTAGCGGAGAAGACGATATCTTTGCTACGAAATTTATTCCGAAGAAAGTTGCCACGTCGAAATCATTTCtttccgacgacgacgacgatagtaatatttttggaaaaaaatcttctATGAGCGAACCACGAGTTAAGTCAACGGAAACACGCTCGACTACAAAAACAATGGTTACAAGGGATCTAAAAAAAACGGTTCAAAAAATTGGCGAGGATCCTTTAAGTATTTTACAAGACGATTAG